The following coding sequences lie in one Candidatus Dependentiae bacterium genomic window:
- a CDS encoding UDP-N-acetylmuramoyl-tripeptide--D-alanyl-D-alanine ligase, translating into MVLSKIFLQAALPYATLWIDGVHVQAESFELNNQEVRVSFDSREVEKNDLFVALAGNKVDGHNFITQVLERGACALLITSDSYNTIKTQYADALRNKLVITVADTLQALIDLAKAWRQQFTCPIIGVTGSLGKTTTKEMLRVIFAAAQRIAYVSHKNQNTVLGLCANILRMPANVQVGVFEVSLHHKGVLDQLADILRPTMGIITCIAHSHVQHIGSLAEVSAQKRQLFNYFTPQNIGIVFGDQEFLTSVTYRHPIAKFGFKMRNQVQARRVTVVQDAQGNLCSKFTLKWFGKKAEVLLQGNHQGLVNNALAASTIAYFLDIPLETLVTALGEYKSFENRFQTKKIKNDRGLIISDCYNANPESMKAALTAFDQMQSPGSKVAVLGDMLELGDKEAYWHRQIGRFLNKSSSLDSLILVGERAKLIAKTAPAYLSINFVPSWEGAAQILQASLEQSKALVLVKGSRGMTLERMVALFEE; encoded by the coding sequence ATGGTATTAAGCAAAATTTTTTTACAAGCAGCACTTCCGTATGCAACATTATGGATTGATGGTGTTCATGTACAAGCTGAGTCATTTGAGTTGAATAACCAAGAAGTTCGCGTGAGTTTTGATAGTCGTGAGGTTGAAAAAAACGATCTTTTTGTTGCTCTTGCGGGTAATAAAGTTGATGGGCATAATTTCATTACTCAGGTGCTTGAGCGTGGTGCTTGTGCGTTGCTTATTACTTCCGATTCTTATAACACAATTAAAACGCAATATGCCGACGCGTTGCGCAATAAGCTGGTGATCACGGTTGCCGATACGCTTCAGGCTTTGATTGATCTTGCAAAAGCATGGCGACAGCAATTTACCTGTCCTATTATTGGTGTTACCGGTTCTCTTGGTAAGACCACGACCAAAGAAATGTTGCGGGTTATTTTTGCTGCTGCGCAGCGAATTGCCTATGTTTCACACAAAAATCAAAATACGGTTCTTGGTCTATGCGCAAATATTTTACGTATGCCGGCCAATGTGCAAGTCGGTGTTTTTGAGGTGAGCCTTCATCATAAGGGTGTCTTAGATCAGCTTGCAGATATTTTACGTCCAACGATGGGAATTATTACTTGCATAGCACATTCACACGTGCAGCATATTGGGTCGCTTGCTGAGGTGTCTGCGCAAAAGCGACAGCTTTTTAATTATTTTACGCCACAAAATATTGGGATTGTTTTTGGTGACCAAGAGTTTTTAACGTCGGTTACTTATCGTCACCCGATTGCAAAGTTTGGTTTCAAAATGCGTAACCAGGTGCAAGCACGACGGGTTACCGTTGTCCAGGATGCGCAGGGGAATTTGTGTTCAAAATTTACGCTCAAGTGGTTTGGTAAAAAGGCTGAGGTGCTTTTGCAGGGGAACCATCAAGGTTTGGTAAATAACGCACTCGCGGCAAGTACCATTGCTTATTTTCTCGACATCCCGCTTGAAACGCTCGTGACGGCTCTTGGTGAATATAAATCGTTTGAAAATCGATTCCAGACAAAAAAAATCAAAAATGACCGTGGTCTCATTATTAGTGATTGCTATAATGCCAATCCTGAAAGCATGAAGGCTGCTTTGACCGCCTTTGATCAGATGCAAAGTCCTGGGAGCAAGGTTGCTGTTCTTGGTGATATGCTTGAACTAGGTGATAAGGAGGCTTATTGGCATCGTCAAATTGGTCGATTTCTCAATAAATCCTCTTCATTAGATAGCCTCATTTTGGTGGGTGAGCGGGCAAAGCTGATTGCCAAAACAGCCCCTGCCTATCTTTCTATTAATTTTGTTCCCTCCTGGGAAGGTGCCGCCCAGATTTTACAGGCGAGCCTAGAGCAGAGCAAAGCGCTCGTGCTGGTCAAAGGATCGCGTGGAATGACGCTTGAGCGAATGGTTGCACTTTTTGAGGAATAA